A single window of Callithrix jacchus isolate 240 chromosome 6, calJac240_pri, whole genome shotgun sequence DNA harbors:
- the KCNE4 gene encoding potassium voltage-gated channel subfamily E member 4 — translation MLKMELLNSTHPGTAASSSPLESRAPGGGSGNGNEYFYVLVVMSFYGIFLIGIMLGYMKSKRREKKSSLLLLYKDEERLWGEAMKPLPVVSGLRSVQVPLMLNMLQESVAPALSCTLCSMEGDSVSSESSSPDVHLTIQEEGADDELEETSETPPIESSEGSSENIHQNS, via the coding sequence ATGCTGAAGATGGAGCTTCTGAACAGCACGCACCCCGGCACCGCCGCCTCCAGCAGCCCCCTGGAGTCCCGCGCTcccggcggcggcagcggcaaCGGCAACGAGTACTTCTACGTTCTGGTTGTCATGTCCTTCTACGGCATTTTCCTGATCGGAATCATGCTGGGCTACATGAAATCCAAGAGGCGAGAGAAGAAGTCCAGCCTCCTGCTGCTGTACAAAGACGAGGAGCGGCTGTGGGGGGAGGCCATGAAGCCGCTGCCCGTGGTGTCGGGCCTGAGGTCGGTGCAGGTGCCCCTGATGCTGAACATGCTGCAGGAGAGCGTGGCGCCCGCGCTGTCCTGCACCCTCTGCTCCATGGAAGGGGACAGCGTGAGCTCCGAGTCCTCCTCCCCGGACGTGCACCTCACCATTCAGGAAGAGGGCGCAGACGATGAGCTGGAGGAGACCTCGGAGACGCCCCCCATCGAAAGCAGCGAAGGGTCCTCGGAGAACATCCATCAGAATTCCTAG